From the genome of Diorhabda carinulata isolate Delta chromosome 2, icDioCari1.1, whole genome shotgun sequence:
ATGAAGACAATTGGATAATTCTAACGGGtttcatttgaatataaatagtgtttatatgaaaatattattctagtagtaaatatcaattttatgaatagaaatatcgtgtgaaaaaaaatataagaaatccACTTACCGTCCAGCAGATCCTCGATAGCAGTCTTGACTCCTTTGTCGAAAGCGCGTGCGTCAGCAGCCGCTTGAAATGTCAAACCGTATTTTTTGTCGCCGGTTTTCCAGTGGTGAAAAGTTGGCATCACCTTATTGTATTCGAAATCCTTCTTTATGGTGCAACTCAGTACGATCTGAAATAAAACAATGGAAACTATACCTAAACTATCATAGAAGACGGAACCTCTATTCACATTCTTTCGAAGGAACTTCAGAGCATTTCACAGAAAGAAAAGGGGGCACTACTATAGATTCTTAGGGTCGTAGTGTATATAACAATCAATCACAGCATATTTATTGTTCGAAATGTGATTCAGACGAAACAAGTGATAATTTGATATAGTTTAAGTTATCATTTGTGACGACCCTCGTAAAAGACCTATCATTACTATTAATGTAATTTacttaagaaataaataaaaaaaatttttcaatgtcaTGTATGTCTTAGTCGAGTAAAACTTGAAATTGTGAATGATTCAGCTTAAAACAGGCAGGCCCACAACcttcaaataaattgtattacaaaacaatcaatttgatgatcattcgttttcatataataattcaatcgattattcgtaataataacgtttatattaaataatagaataaaaatattcacttcaAAATGAAATCTATATAAATTGACATGGTTTTCAAAACGTCGAGACTgcaaccaaaatttttttcaacaaacgaTTCACCGAATCAATAACGGATCCAATGAGGTTATTTTCCCCCTTACGGAGCCTCTGGACATTGCCTTTGGTGGCGGCCGGTGCAAGAGAGAGCTCATTTTTATGCGCGCTAGTCTTAAGGTCGAagatggttaggttaggttaagtacAACAAACAAAGTTCGATAACTACTCAAATTTACTACTTATACATCATCAAAAGAATATatgcaaaaatatatacaaaacggAAAACTAAATCGCGCGGGCCGAATCTCTAAGAGTAGAGTAGCTCCGCTGAAATGTAGGCGTTCAAAAACTGCTCAATTCGTTGTTACGATACAGAATGAACTACTCCTCGATTCAAAGCGACTCGCCTGGGTTCTTGTAAGTGTGTTGGTTTTTCATAAAACGTGTACCAGGTATATCGGAAAGAATTAAGTTAATTTCATGATATTAGGACATTGAGAAGATTATAAAAGAAAGGATGgaagaattattgttttattaagaaagttatTCGGGGAAATGTGTCCTTTgtcaagtatttttaaatgcgagGACCCATGGCGTGGTCGCAACATTTTTAAGGGCTCAATCCACGGCGGTCGTAAACGTGCGTAGTAGTCAATGTTTCCTACATCAGGTGTCGAATAATACCTACTGGAAACCTGGTGAAATTCCAAGCCCACGGACCATGACAAATCCTCATCTTCTGCCTCCAAAGGTTCAAATGCCGCAACATCAATGGTGTGGAGAAAAAAAGGCCAAGTCTGTCGAGACGGGTCAGAGCTTAATAGCCTCGGATCCTAAGGTTACCTCTACTTCCAATCCTCCTCTACCCAGAGCTTCCAGCCCGGAAGTCCAAGTGAAGCCTGTTAAGAGGCCAAGAATCCCTGGTTCTGCGCCCTTCCAACAACTAGTTGGCTCCAAAAGTCTTAAAACTGTACCCGCAATGGGGCCTACAAATATTTGACGTTACTAAGAAACcgattttgacattttaattcattttcgATGCAATCAACTAATGACACAAGAAATGGCACGAATAGAAGCAGTAATTAGTCAAATTGACGTTTTGAAAATTTCGTTTGATGCTACCCTGGTGAGCCTGGAAAGTATAATtgtacgaatttatgaaattattgtatcgTCATCGTTCCTCAATaggcaaaaaaaatttcaaattaatccgCCATTGCCACATGGTGGAAAATCGAGTTAAAATATTCTGTCTAATAATACAAGTGAATAATCATCAGATACGTTTTGATTTAGAAATCTGGCAACGTCACCTGAAACGAATCACCTAGAAAGCAATTACCAAAAACTTGTTTCGCCCATGCTGGTAGAACGAAAACACATTTACTAACAATCTCTATATCTTATCTACGAAAACCGGTTGATAGCATTTTGAAACTTTCAGTCGTTTCAGTGGTCTCGTCGTGAACAATTCGATtttgtttttagttaaaaaattggtcgtatattaatttataaattaaaaaaaaaaaaaaaaaaaaaacaaaaacaacaaaatggtTCCTAAATTATTTGCCTCAAATGTAAGTCCCGCCGTAAGATCTACTCTCATGACTATCAAGGCTTTGGGAATAGATGTGGAAATCATTCCCGTGAATATGTCCATTGGGGAACACTTGAGACCAGATTATTTAAAGATGAATCCCATGCACACGGTTCCTACTTTAAAAGACGATGAATGTGTCATATACGACAGTCAcgctataaatatttatttggtatgtacaatatttaatatgcaaaaaattttatactgtaaataacatgttttgtttttttttttacgtaaattgttgaaattgatatcgatattttattatttcattatacagCTTGTCTTATGACGATTTTCGTGAGAATTTTGATTGATGTATAATTaagtattttattcatttgaaaacaaaacaaacaattcgtataattttaataaaaatcttatatatCATTAGATCGGATATATACAGCTTGTCCTTTGATCAAATACGTATCTGCACATTGAATAAATGTCAgcactatttttgaaaaaaattactaagttttaaaaaaattgaaattttatcattcgaattgtttttttttatataaattggtgAAATTGATATCGATATTTCACTTTGTCAATATACAGTTTGTCTCATGTCGATTAGAAAACCTTctaatatacagtatgtcttctaataaacaatttgtataattttaataaaaatctaatatattattaaattttacaaaacttttaatagtttttttcacttttatctatttttatgatatataatatacagCTTGTCCTTTGATCAAATACGTATCAGCACATTGAAAAAATGTCAgcactatttttgaaaaaaattactaagttttaaaaaaattgaaattttatcattcgaattgtttttttttatataaattggtgAAATTGATATCGATATTTCACTTTGTCAATATACAGTTTGTCTCATGTCGATTAGAATATACAGTATGTCTTCTAATAaacaatttgtataattttaataaaaatctaatatattattaaattttacaaaacttttaatagtttttttcacttttatttatttttattttatataatatacagcTTGTCTTTTGATCTAATACATTTCGgcacatttttgaaaaaaaaaaactaattgtaaaaaatttcgttttttttataagaattgttgaaattaatatcaatatttcattatttcgatATACAGCTTATcccatatcaatttttataaaaattttgattaatgttcaatttttgtattcatttgtataattttaaagaaaatctgatataatattagaattgataaaattttgtatattttcttttacgtttctttatttttataaatgcttGAAAAATAGCTTGTTTCTCTGGATACGaacaacatttttcaaaaatcgtaGTGtcaatgttttattataaaaatggctAAGTTTTCAACGAGATTTGAATAGTATACTGCATGTCCTCAATTATCAATAGACATCATAATCTAAGTATGTAttgttcaattattaatttcgtCAATAAAATACTGTTTTATACAGGGCAGATGTAAGTTAATTTGGAGAATCTACGGATACTTTAGGCAATTTAGAATCAAAGAACAGCCTCTTGGATTTCCTTAGAACAAATTTCCAATTTCCATTGACACTTTGATATactattttgaatttataaattcttatttcaTTCTCTCTAGAAAGCTCCATGTTTAAAACAGTTTCAACGGGCTGAAACCTTATTCCTTTCAATATATATCTTCCACTTTAGGTAAATGATGTAAAACGCACGACAATGAGATGCtagaaaacttttgaaaaacaaGGCGAAGTAGAAGAGGCTAGAATCATCTAGAACGTCTTTTCGGTCAACTTAACGAAACGGGCAcgtgaaaatattaacgatcgTAATCTTCCATCaacgaatttcaaatttcagatacggtttttaaaatttttaaaacgattAAATGCTATATTCTGATGCGAATGCCGGATACAGCTATACCGATTTGTTTACTACGTTTATAGCACAAGGTTTCAAGACGACAGCAATTGTTGGTGTTTAGCCCAAGCGCACTTTCTATACATAAGTTATTcgatgttttatttatttatagatcgAAAAATACCAACAAAACACAGATTTATATCCTAGGGATGCGGCTAAAAGAGCAATAGTACATCAAAGATTGTTCCTGGAAGCGGGAATAATTTTCCCCAGAAACGCTGACATAGTTCGTTCTATATTGAAAGAAGGCGCCAAAACGGTCAACAAAGAAAAAGCCGCCAAA
Proteins encoded in this window:
- the LOC130890831 gene encoding glutathione S-transferase 1-like; its protein translation is MVPKLFASNVSPAVRSTLMTIKALGIDVEIIPVNMSIGEHLRPDYLKMNPMHTVPTLKDDECVIYDSHAINIYLIEKYQQNTDLYPRDAAKRAIVHQRLFLEAGIIFPRNADIVRSILKEGAKTVNKEKAAKVIEGYNFLETILETSEYAAGDKMTIADFSLVATVTSANVLVPIAANRYHKISEWITKMEQLPYYKEANGEGLEIYSNMMKSRLA